One region of Pan paniscus chromosome 5, NHGRI_mPanPan1-v2.0_pri, whole genome shotgun sequence genomic DNA includes:
- the LOC100970847 gene encoding HLA class II histocompatibility antigen, DO beta chain produces the protein MGSGWVPWVVALLVNLTRLDSSMTQGTDSPEDFVIQAKADCYFTNGTEKVQFVVRFIFNLEEYVRFDSDVGMFVALTKLGQPDAEQWNSRLDLLERSRQAVDGVCRHNYRLGAPFTVGRKVQPEVTVYPERTPLLHQHNLLHCSVTGFYPGDIKIRWFLNGQEERAGVMSTGPIRNGDWTFQTVVMLEMTPELGHVYTCLVDHSSLLSPVSVEWRAQSEYSWKKMLSGIAAFLLGLIFLLVGIVIQLRAQKGYVRTQMSGNEVSRAVLLPQSC, from the exons ACTGGATTCCTCCATGACTCAAGGCACAGACTCTCCAG AAGATTTTGTGATTCAGGCAAAGGCTGACTGTTACTTCACCAACGGGACAGAAAAGGTGCAGTTTGTGGTCAGATTCATCTTTAACTTGGAGGAGTATGTACGTTTCGACAGTGATGTGGGGATGTTTGTGGCATTGACCAAGCTGGGGCAGCCAGATGCTGAGCAGTGGAACAGCCGGCTGGATCTCTTGGAGAGGAGCAGACAGGCCGTGGATGGGGTCTGTAGACACAACTACAGGCTGGGCGCACCCTTCACTGTGGGGAGAAAAG TGCAACCAGAGGTGACAGTGTACCCAGAGAGGACCCCACTCCTGCACCAGCATAATCTGCTGCACTGCTCTGTGACAGGCTTCTATCCAGGGGATATCAAGATCAGGTGGTTCCTGAATGGGCAGGAGGAGAGAGCTGGGGTCATGTCCACCGGCCCTATCAGGAATGGAGACTGGACCTTTCAGACTGTGGTGATGCTAGAAATGACTCCTGAACTTGGACATGTCTACACCTGCCTTGTCGATCACTCCAGCCTGCTGAGCCCTGTTTCTGTGGAGTGGA GAGCTCAGTCTGAATATTCTTGGAAAAAGATGCTGAGTGGCATTGCAGCCTTCCTACTTGGGCTAATCTTCCTTCTGGTGGGAATCGTCATCCAGCTAAGGGCTCAGAAAG GATATGTGAGGACGCAGATGTCTGGTAATGAG GTCTCAAGAGCTGTTCTGCTCCCTCAGTCATGCTAA